A genomic window from Gossypium hirsutum isolate 1008001.06 chromosome D12, Gossypium_hirsutum_v2.1, whole genome shotgun sequence includes:
- the LOC107945514 gene encoding protein MIZU-KUSSEI 1, with protein MGESGSTFSHNESESSTTSSESHSNSTSRLQPISLVQPSQKNQKDKPKVLRVFQSVFRAFPIINPKCKFPTCPAVGVSTETHKSSTGNRVTGTLFGFHKGKVSLALQENPKCLPWLVIELALQTNVLQKELSAGMVRIVLECEKQTEKEKIKLFDEPLWTMYCNGKKTGYGVKREATEDDLSIMELLKAVSMGAGVLPGNTETEGPDGELAYMRAFFERVVGSKDSQTFYMVSPDAKNGPELSIFLVRI; from the coding sequence ATGGGGGAGTCAGGTTCAACCTTCTCTCACAATGAATCTGAGTCCTCAACCACGTCGTCAGAATCTCATTCAAATTCAACCTCACGCCTTCAGCCCATTTCCCTCGTCCAACCATCGCAAAAGAACCAGAAAGATAAACCCAAAGTTCTTCGTGTTTTTCAATCCGTTTTTCGTGCATTTCCTATCATCAACCCCAAATGCAAGTTCCCAACTTGCCCTGCCGTCGGCGTATCAACAGAGACTCATAAAAGCAGCACAGGGAATCGGGTGACGGGGACTTTGTTCGGGTTTCATAAAGGTAAGGTGTCTCTTGCCTTGCAGGAAAACCCTAAGTGCCTCCCTTGGTTAGTTATTGAGTTAGCTTTGCAAACCAATGTGCTGCAAAAGGAATTGAGTGCTGGGATGGTTAGAATCGTCCTGGAGTGTGAAAAGCAAACTGAAAAGGAAAAGATTAAACTGTTCGATGAGCCTTTGTGGACAATGTATTGCAATGGGAAAAAAACTGGGTATGGGGTAAAGCGAGAGGCAACGGAGGATGATCTGAGTATAATGGAGCTCCTCAAGGCTGTTTCAATGGGCGCTGGGGTTTTGCCGGGGAATACTGAAACTGAGGGTCCAGATGGGGAATTAGCCTACATGAGGGCTTTCTTCGAACGAGTCGTTGGCTCCAAGGATTCCCAGACCTTTTACATGGTGAGCCCCGATGCGAAAAATGGGCCTGAGCTCAGTATATTTCTTGTGAGAATCTGA